From the genome of Pseudomonas sihuiensis:
ACCACCCGTGACGAAGATGTAGCGCGTCATGAAAAACCCTAGAAGTCTGCGTTTAAGCGGTCAGTGCCGCCGGGGAAAGCGAAGGAGCGCCATCAGTACGAACAATGGCAAGCTCGCCAAGCTCCCTGAGGGAGTCGGCAAAAGCTGTAGTAAGACGGGAGCGTAGTCTACCCGAAAGGCCTTACCAGCTCAAACCTTGCGCGCCGATAGGCGGCGACCAATGCAGACGCGCCCCGCTGGCCTGTATTTCTGACGACTGCGACAGGTTCGCCACCGCCATCAGCTCATCGCCCTCGAACAGCAACGGCAAGCGTGGGCGCACGAATGCCGGCACGCGCAGCTCGTTGAGCAGACGCTTGAGATCACGCCTGCCGCGCCCCGGCAGCTGCAGCGACTCACCACCCTGGCGGTAACGCAAATGCCAGCGACCTTGCGGCAACTCGCCCTGTAGATGCACATGACCATTGCCGGGAAGTTCGACCGATTCGGAAAACGAGTCGCAGGCTAGATCGAGTGGATCCAGCGGCCGCAGCCACTCGCCACTGAGCCACCAAAGCCGCCCATCGGCACGGTGCAACTCGCCATCGGTCAGTTTCCAGATCGGCGCCGCATCCGTGGCGGCATCACGCAGGTCACACCAGCCGGCCCAGTGATCGCTATCGGGCAGGCGCGTCAGCGGCGCCAGCCAGTAGCGCAGCAGATTACGCTGACGTGCATCGCTCAGCGCGCTCACTGCCGACAATTCCAGAGACGGTAGAGTCAGCCAGGGGCATGCCGAAACGCCATGAACAGTCGCCAGGTCCATCTCGGCCAGCTCACCCAGCAATTGCTGAGCTTCGCCCAGATACCTGGCGCTACGCGCGATATTTGCCGTGACCTGCGGCCAGCGCTCGGCCAGCAGCGGCAACACCCGCCTGCGCAGGAAATTGCGACTGAAACGTTCGTCGGCATTGCTCGGGTCCTCGATCCAGGCAAGGCCATGACTCTGCGCATATTCACGCAACTCAGCTCGAGAGCTGTCGAGCAACGGCCGAAACAGACCGCCC
Proteins encoded in this window:
- the tilS gene encoding tRNA lysidine(34) synthetase TilS, which gives rise to MTALELHLRQALQPWLTAPAWRIAFSGGLDSSVLLHLLADWARHEDLPPLSAIHVHHGLQPAGDAWPVHCARVCEQLGMALEVVRVQVAPGASLEQAARSARYQAFCERLKPGEVLLSAQHRDDQAETLLFRLLRGAGVRGLAAMPASRPLGRGGLFRPLLDSSRAELREYAQSHGLAWIEDPSNADERFSRNFLRRRVLPLLAERWPQVTANIARSARYLGEAQQLLGELAEMDLATVHGVSACPWLTLPSLELSAVSALSDARQRNLLRYWLAPLTRLPDSDHWAGWCDLRDAATDAAPIWKLTDGELHRADGRLWWLSGEWLRPLDPLDLACDSFSESVELPGNGHVHLQGELPQGRWHLRYRQGGESLQLPGRGRRDLKRLLNELRVPAFVRPRLPLLFEGDELMAVANLSQSSEIQASGARLHWSPPIGAQGLSW